The Leptospira sp. WS39.C2 genome contains a region encoding:
- a CDS encoding pirin family protein, translating to MTKSLTGHSKDLGDHFIIRRVLPALEKRSVGPFVFFDHFGPVPVVTGEELVVRSHPHIGLATITFLYDGVITHRDSLEIEMDIRPNETNWMVAGSGIVHSERSKFDPKYEILEGIQTWIALPKEKEQMDPSFQHLSEEEMPVLKKNGLTFRLLGGKFLGLESKANVHSPLFYADIDIKVDSDPIEWDLLPEEEAGLYVSRGAIESDGVSYVVGNMVLFEKGSKVSFKAKQNSRLMLLGGEPLKEKRHLYWNFVATDQTLIDEAKIRWAKDEFPKVPKETDRIPLPN from the coding sequence ATGACAAAATCTCTCACCGGACATTCCAAAGACTTAGGCGATCATTTCATCATACGTCGTGTATTACCTGCCTTAGAAAAACGATCGGTGGGTCCTTTTGTTTTTTTTGATCATTTTGGTCCTGTCCCAGTCGTGACAGGAGAAGAATTGGTGGTTCGTTCTCACCCACACATTGGACTTGCTACGATCACATTTTTATATGATGGTGTGATCACTCATCGGGATAGTTTAGAAATAGAAATGGACATTCGCCCGAATGAAACCAATTGGATGGTAGCTGGATCAGGGATCGTACACAGTGAACGATCAAAATTTGATCCGAAGTATGAAATATTAGAAGGGATCCAAACATGGATTGCATTACCGAAGGAGAAAGAACAGATGGATCCTAGTTTCCAACATCTTTCGGAAGAAGAAATGCCCGTATTAAAAAAGAATGGACTCACTTTTCGCTTGCTAGGTGGTAAATTTTTAGGATTAGAATCAAAGGCCAACGTTCATTCACCTCTATTTTATGCTGACATCGATATCAAAGTGGATTCCGATCCAATCGAATGGGATCTTTTGCCAGAAGAAGAGGCAGGTTTATATGTGTCTCGTGGTGCCATCGAGTCAGATGGTGTATCTTATGTTGTAGGTAATATGGTACTCTTTGAAAAAGGATCAAAAGTATCATTTAAAGCAAAACAAAACAGTCGTTTGATGTTACTTGGAGGAGAACCTCTCAAGGAAAAAAGACATTTGTATTGGAACTTTGTTGCAACAGACCAAACCTTGATTGATGAAGCTAAAATAAGATGGGCAAAGGATGAATTTCCAAAGGTTCCAAAGGAAACCGATCGAATCCCTTTACCCAACTAA
- a CDS encoding glycosyl hydrolase family 43 — MNKQNIYWQLYQDDPILKPGFPSPILADPSFLFPETCPDGLWHLFAHNIFGVLEYVSEDGIQWKKRKSIVRNAMRPYIYFEDGTYYLYYEKYKFFHLLMSWFPYRKWKSKIEVKTSKDLVHWSEPKTVIIPKFPFHKDPNFGESVSNPCLVKFGSKYRMYFSSSLVMVPDCGFCEPKYITVAESTSPLGPFSYFSEPILSPSDMDPFCNLGAGSIKVIPWKGRYLGFQNGIFWNPVRKESCSAILFLQSEDGINFERINHTPILGPTGKGWKASHVYACDVKYSEEEKIFILYFNARDKAHWTKGKEAIGLFVGKVEESKSTSKNKVQTKTKSKPISKKKTSKPKPKKSKRK; from the coding sequence TTGAACAAACAAAATATCTATTGGCAACTCTACCAAGACGATCCCATCCTTAAACCTGGATTCCCATCTCCCATATTGGCGGATCCAAGTTTTTTATTCCCTGAAACTTGTCCAGACGGCCTTTGGCATTTATTTGCGCATAACATCTTCGGTGTGTTAGAGTATGTCTCTGAAGATGGAATCCAATGGAAAAAAAGAAAATCCATCGTTCGGAACGCAATGCGCCCTTATATCTATTTTGAAGATGGAACTTATTATTTGTATTACGAAAAATACAAATTTTTTCATCTTCTCATGTCTTGGTTTCCGTATAGAAAATGGAAATCCAAAATTGAAGTAAAAACGAGTAAAGATTTAGTTCATTGGTCAGAACCTAAAACAGTCATCATTCCGAAATTTCCATTTCATAAAGACCCAAACTTTGGTGAATCGGTGAGTAATCCCTGCCTCGTCAAATTCGGAAGTAAATACAGAATGTACTTTTCTTCTTCCCTTGTGATGGTGCCCGATTGTGGATTTTGTGAACCAAAGTACATCACAGTTGCGGAATCAACTTCACCTCTTGGACCCTTTTCCTATTTTTCAGAACCCATCCTTTCACCGAGTGATATGGATCCATTTTGTAATTTAGGGGCAGGTTCTATCAAAGTGATTCCATGGAAAGGAAGGTATTTAGGTTTTCAAAATGGAATTTTTTGGAATCCGGTAAGGAAAGAATCTTGTTCTGCGATTTTATTTTTACAAAGTGAAGACGGAATTAATTTTGAAAGGATCAATCACACTCCAATCCTTGGACCTACTGGTAAAGGTTGGAAGGCAAGCCATGTGTATGCTTGTGATGTAAAATATTCTGAAGAAGAAAAAATATTCATCCTCTATTTTAACGCCAGAGACAAAGCTCATTGGACAAAAGGGAAAGAAGCAATTGGACTTTTTGTTGGGAAAGTGGAAGAATCAAAATCAACTTCTAAAAATAAAGTTCAAACAAAAACCAAGTCCAAACCAATTTCGAAAAAGAAAACATCAAAACCGAAACCAAAGAAGTCTAAACGCAAATGA
- a CDS encoding STAS domain-containing protein, translating to MEINLKKNADAFVISISGSLDIYTSLDFKNFLETNIPSQPSANLHVIINLEKLNYIDSSGIGMLIKQLNYVQELQGKFSIANMKPAIEKVFKVAGLTSYFQTIGEDEYREKYAV from the coding sequence ATGGAAATAAATCTGAAAAAGAATGCAGACGCCTTTGTGATCAGCATTTCTGGAAGTTTGGACATTTATACTTCCTTAGATTTTAAAAACTTCCTGGAAACCAATATCCCAAGCCAACCTTCTGCCAACCTCCACGTTATCATCAATTTAGAAAAACTCAACTACATTGACTCTTCTGGGATCGGAATGCTCATCAAACAGCTGAATTATGTCCAAGAATTACAAGGAAAGTTCTCTATTGCCAATATGAAACCTGCAATTGAGAAGGTATTTAAGGTAGCAGGGCTTACAAGTTACTTCCAAACCATTGGCGAAGACGAATACCGCGAAAAATACGCAGTATAA
- a CDS encoding adenylate/guanylate cyclase domain-containing protein, translated as MFDLSFLEPERKTLKIKKSGDTILETAIANQFPLYHLCGGNARCTTCRVFVSDGLSSLSERNEREKTIADRKGWPKEIRLSCQTEIYGNVDVQRIIRDEEDLKTITSETKNSKTGEECYAAILFLDIKGFTSFTESSLAYDVVFVLNRFFQEMSEPILNNGGFIDKFIGDGILAYFFLDKTKIQSSELSLEEAKKQMFVQALRACFRMFDQLQKFNSYVKERFHHEFEIRLGLHAGQVIYGDIGHSDHKSQTVLGDTVNVASRLEALNKKTGTRFLISDEIYQYISDRIQIDKKIITRLRGKSEKMAVYSVLGFKEKDKILELQRSLELALRLNPNLAHDFYVHFLETKPEFQKFFQNTNMETQAKKLLAMFGRTIERFGNVNQIHTELKQLGKMHEEMGINVTDLAEIAPSLLFALEKSLGERFQSEWKPIWEETLGSLVRLMALK; from the coding sequence ATGTTTGATCTCTCTTTTTTAGAACCAGAAAGGAAAACTTTAAAAATCAAAAAGTCTGGTGATACCATCTTGGAAACCGCCATTGCCAACCAGTTCCCTCTGTATCATTTATGTGGAGGGAATGCAAGATGCACAACTTGCCGTGTTTTTGTTTCTGATGGATTATCCTCACTGAGTGAAAGGAATGAGAGGGAAAAAACAATCGCAGACCGGAAAGGTTGGCCAAAAGAAATTCGTTTGTCCTGCCAAACGGAAATTTATGGGAATGTTGATGTACAAAGGATCATTCGTGACGAAGAAGATCTTAAAACGATCACTTCCGAAACAAAGAATTCCAAAACGGGTGAAGAGTGTTATGCGGCAATTTTATTTTTAGACATCAAAGGATTTACTTCTTTTACTGAATCAAGTCTTGCCTATGACGTAGTCTTTGTCCTCAATCGATTTTTCCAAGAGATGAGTGAACCAATTCTCAATAATGGTGGTTTCATCGATAAATTTATTGGAGATGGAATCCTTGCGTATTTCTTTTTAGACAAAACTAAAATACAATCATCGGAACTCAGTTTAGAAGAAGCAAAAAAACAAATGTTTGTCCAAGCATTACGTGCTTGTTTTCGTATGTTTGACCAACTTCAAAAATTCAATTCTTATGTTAAAGAACGTTTCCACCATGAGTTTGAAATTCGATTGGGATTACATGCAGGACAAGTTATCTATGGTGACATTGGCCACTCAGACCACAAATCACAAACAGTACTCGGAGACACTGTAAACGTAGCTTCTAGGTTGGAAGCTTTGAATAAAAAAACGGGAACGAGATTTTTAATCTCTGACGAAATCTATCAGTATATCTCCGACAGAATCCAAATCGACAAAAAAATCATCACCAGACTTCGAGGGAAATCAGAGAAGATGGCCGTTTACTCGGTATTAGGTTTTAAAGAAAAAGATAAAATATTAGAATTACAAAGATCGTTAGAATTAGCTTTGCGACTGAATCCAAATTTAGCTCATGATTTTTACGTCCACTTTCTAGAAACCAAACCAGAGTTCCAAAAATTTTTCCAAAATACCAATATGGAAACCCAAGCAAAAAAGTTACTCGCCATGTTCGGTAGAACCATCGAACGATTTGGAAATGTAAATCAAATCCATACCGAACTGAAACAGTTAGGAAAAATGCATGAAGAGATGGGGATCAATGTTACTGATTTAGCAGAAATTGCACCAAGCCTTCTTTTTGCCTTAGAAAAAAGTTTGGGCGAAAGGTTCCAATCAGAATGGAAACCCATCTGGGAAGAAACATTGGGATCACTCGTTCGGCTGATGGCATTGAAATAG
- the mrdA gene encoding penicillin-binding protein 2, with amino-acid sequence MSQSASEFRLEASFRKRLYFFTGMIVFTLTAYILQLFNLQIVQGSENSLKAERFVRRSESIPADRGNIFDRNFLTPETSQPLVSNSASLDVILNTSLLKNDAKKVKEFIYKFCEALSIPIVYYEKELQESRLIKKIRTREPFVLLEGISREQQERILVLDNINRYVYLVSSPARVYHMGPALSHVTGYVGKPTTSDLQEKEIKTYQLIGKGGIESLYDTTLRGQDGFRIQKRNTEGNIEEERVIEHSVPGNNLILTIDRDMQIAAYKALKGVRGTVLAIKATTGEVLAMASNPSYDPNILSGKNKLERSNHFTRVTNNGGFLNLAIQSRFPPASTFKTLVGLAAMESEHKINFDPKQTFSCPASFTLKSTFKGVPDQVFYNWDKKNHGELNLAQALEKSNSVYFYQLGYKLGAEPILAYSRLFGLDKKTGIDLPAEATGFIPSSDWKKRTYGNKWFDGDTVNLSIGQGFISVTPIEMALFYMAVVNNGKIYKPYVVSEIRSPLDNSLIQKTEPTILRDIPLKKSTVEALKEGLYLVGYSGTASGVLNSPSLPEIAGKTGTAQTRRRGASSSNHAWFIGYAPVNAPVEKQILVAAFVEYGVGGAASAAPAAREVFKAAFPPGSFPRTDRSRAKTMEEEAPVEQEAF; translated from the coding sequence ATGAGCCAGTCGGCATCTGAGTTTCGTTTAGAAGCAAGTTTCCGGAAACGTTTGTATTTTTTTACAGGAATGATTGTATTCACGTTAACAGCGTATATATTACAATTATTCAATTTACAGATTGTACAAGGGAGTGAAAACTCTCTCAAAGCCGAACGTTTTGTCCGTCGTAGTGAATCAATCCCTGCAGATCGTGGAAATATATTTGATCGTAACTTTTTAACACCAGAAACAAGCCAACCTCTTGTTTCCAATTCCGCATCTTTAGATGTAATTCTAAATACAAGTTTACTCAAAAACGATGCCAAAAAAGTAAAAGAATTCATTTATAAATTTTGTGAAGCACTTTCCATTCCTATTGTTTATTACGAAAAAGAACTCCAAGAATCTCGTTTGATAAAAAAAATTCGGACAAGAGAACCTTTTGTTTTACTCGAAGGGATTTCTAGGGAACAACAAGAACGAATTTTAGTACTAGATAATATCAATCGTTATGTGTATTTAGTATCCTCACCTGCTCGTGTGTATCACATGGGACCTGCTCTTTCACATGTGACTGGTTATGTGGGAAAACCTACTACAAGTGACTTACAAGAAAAAGAAATCAAAACTTATCAATTGATTGGAAAAGGTGGGATTGAATCTCTTTATGATACAACTCTTCGAGGCCAAGACGGGTTTCGCATCCAAAAACGAAATACTGAAGGAAACATTGAAGAAGAACGTGTCATAGAACATTCGGTTCCCGGAAACAACTTAATACTTACCATTGACAGAGACATGCAAATTGCTGCCTACAAGGCACTAAAGGGTGTTAGGGGAACAGTCCTTGCGATCAAAGCCACCACTGGCGAAGTTTTAGCTATGGCTTCCAATCCTTCTTATGATCCCAATATTTTGTCTGGGAAAAATAAACTCGAACGTTCCAATCACTTCACTCGTGTCACAAACAATGGTGGGTTTTTAAATTTAGCCATTCAGTCTAGGTTCCCACCAGCTTCCACCTTCAAAACCTTAGTGGGTCTCGCTGCCATGGAAAGTGAACACAAAATCAATTTTGATCCAAAACAAACCTTTTCATGCCCTGCAAGTTTTACCTTAAAGTCTACTTTCAAAGGTGTCCCGGACCAAGTATTTTATAACTGGGACAAAAAAAACCACGGCGAATTAAACTTAGCGCAAGCCTTGGAAAAATCTAACTCGGTTTATTTTTACCAACTTGGTTATAAATTGGGTGCCGAACCTATTCTCGCCTATTCACGGTTATTTGGCTTAGATAAAAAAACTGGAATCGATTTACCTGCAGAAGCAACTGGTTTTATCCCAAGTTCCGATTGGAAAAAAAGAACTTACGGAAACAAATGGTTTGATGGGGATACGGTCAATTTATCCATTGGGCAGGGATTTATCTCTGTGACTCCGATCGAAATGGCATTGTTTTATATGGCAGTCGTGAATAACGGAAAAATTTACAAACCGTACGTTGTGTCCGAAATTAGAAGCCCACTTGACAATTCACTCATCCAAAAAACAGAACCAACAATTTTACGAGACATCCCTCTGAAAAAATCCACAGTGGAAGCCTTGAAAGAAGGATTGTATTTGGTTGGGTATTCAGGAACTGCATCTGGTGTCCTCAATTCACCAAGTTTACCAGAGATTGCAGGGAAAACTGGAACAGCCCAAACAAGAAGACGGGGAGCATCTTCTTCGAACCACGCTTGGTTCATTGGGTATGCACCTGTAAACGCACCTGTCGAAAAACAGATATTAGTTGCTGCTTTCGTAGAATATGGAGTTGGTGGTGCGGCATCGGCAGCACCTGCGGCTAGGGAAGTATTCAAAGCCGCTTTCCCACCAGGATCTTTCCCAAGAACCGATAGATCCCGTGCCAAAACCATGGAAGAAGAAGCACCAGTCGAACAAGAGGCATTTTAA
- a CDS encoding DnaJ domain-containing protein, with protein sequence MPPLNTNLYEVLEIPFGATTEEIKTSFRRLAKLYHPDIPFTGSYAKFQSIHFAYQTLTGVSRKNYDEEFKKNYAKAFLKRKLEEHPIVLPVSRVRFTTGIIDLAKRGLMRKGFRNKDRRKVTGIDYDLVIDLKESETSRPVIAVIPLTVRIVCRDCMGSDPHCQACNGRGSYKGYRKLNVEFPISTLIPSKIFEFDLSKFRPDSFTHFKKKNLRVKLLIHKNIPLRTKTAV encoded by the coding sequence ATGCCACCACTCAACACAAATTTATATGAAGTATTAGAAATTCCCTTTGGTGCCACGACGGAAGAAATTAAAACCTCCTTTCGTCGGCTAGCCAAACTTTACCATCCGGATATTCCTTTCACTGGGTCCTACGCCAAATTCCAATCCATACATTTTGCTTACCAAACTCTAACAGGTGTTTCTAGAAAAAACTATGATGAAGAGTTTAAAAAGAATTATGCGAAAGCCTTTTTAAAACGAAAACTTGAAGAACACCCCATCGTTTTACCAGTCTCTCGTGTGCGATTTACAACTGGGATCATCGACCTTGCCAAACGAGGTTTAATGAGGAAAGGATTTCGGAATAAAGACCGTAGGAAGGTGACAGGCATTGATTATGATTTGGTGATTGATTTAAAAGAATCAGAAACATCCCGCCCAGTGATTGCTGTTATCCCACTCACCGTTCGGATTGTATGTCGTGATTGTATGGGGAGTGATCCCCATTGTCAGGCTTGTAATGGACGAGGTAGTTACAAAGGTTATCGAAAGTTAAACGTTGAATTTCCGATTTCTACACTCATCCCATCAAAAATTTTTGAATTTGATCTCTCCAAATTTAGGCCAGATTCGTTCACACATTTTAAGAAAAAAAACCTCCGAGTGAAACTTCTCATCCATAAAAATATCCCTTTACGGACAAAGACCGCTGTCTAA
- a CDS encoding bifunctional riboflavin kinase/FAD synthetase, whose protein sequence is MKIIRSLESIQNEFLSGSSLTLGNFDGIHVGHQTLLLRTVEKAKELGIPSVVVTYFPNPSVVLGKKPNFKYLSSESEKEELIRGFGIDYLIVLDFTITLSKMSAEDFLEKIMINTLHAKHIVIGYNHFFGAERRGDFTLLDNNKTKYGYTVELREAVLKKDSKISSSLIRGFLDKGEMDEAKILLGRNYHISGTVVEGAKRGRTIGFPTANLQVPSDKLLPSVGVYACFVKFDGKDHKGMVNIGFNPTFDGLGLHVEVNIFDFDENLYGKEIELEMVKKIREEQKFDGIEALKTQLTLDKETSLLVLQL, encoded by the coding sequence TTGAAAATTATTCGTTCCTTAGAATCGATCCAAAATGAATTCCTGAGCGGCTCATCGCTGACTCTAGGGAATTTTGACGGAATCCACGTTGGCCACCAAACACTTTTGTTACGGACTGTGGAAAAAGCAAAAGAACTTGGGATCCCTTCGGTGGTAGTAACGTATTTTCCAAACCCATCTGTTGTCCTTGGTAAAAAACCAAATTTTAAATACCTCTCTTCTGAATCCGAAAAGGAAGAACTCATCCGTGGGTTTGGAATTGATTATCTCATCGTTTTAGATTTTACCATCACTCTTTCCAAAATGTCCGCAGAAGATTTTTTGGAAAAAATCATGATAAACACATTACATGCCAAACACATTGTAATTGGGTATAACCACTTTTTTGGTGCTGAGAGGAGGGGGGATTTTACCTTACTCGACAATAATAAAACTAAGTATGGTTATACGGTGGAACTGCGAGAAGCCGTCTTAAAAAAAGACAGTAAAATTTCATCCTCACTCATCCGAGGGTTTCTCGACAAAGGGGAAATGGATGAAGCAAAAATATTACTCGGAAGAAATTATCATATCTCAGGGACTGTAGTGGAAGGAGCCAAACGTGGCCGAACCATTGGTTTTCCCACTGCCAATCTGCAAGTTCCAAGTGACAAACTTTTACCTTCAGTTGGAGTGTATGCATGTTTTGTCAAGTTTGATGGCAAAGACCACAAAGGCATGGTTAACATTGGTTTTAATCCCACCTTTGATGGGTTAGGTTTGCATGTAGAAGTAAACATCTTTGATTTTGACGAAAATTTATACGGCAAAGAAATTGAATTAGAGATGGTGAAAAAAATCCGAGAAGAACAAAAGTTCGATGGGATCGAAGCTTTAAAAACCCAACTCACACTTGATAAAGAAACAAGTTTGTTAGTTTTGCAGTTATAA
- a CDS encoding type I phosphomannose isomerase catalytic subunit — MEKIPKVLFVSPIYKDKIWGGRKLETKLGRQIPEGFIGESWEVSVYGSDISQIQNPEFFNLPLTELIKKAPNEVLGAPFAKSGLPLLVKVIDAKEKLSVQVHPNDEYALKYDPKSKGKKECWYVLACDPGAELVVGFEIDTNRDEYESFVKQNQGESILKKWKVKPGDVFLLNPGTIHAIGGGVVLLEVQQSSDSTYRVYDYHRIGDDGKPRELHLDKALAVLQFGKSIGDEKLEKQLITYHPFSRYLYTSNDKFRLESWDFSQAQNFTFTSLSEPNCFGIFFTISGSLYFPELQKTVGKGETFFVTASGFQETIVAYASPGTSLAFMSAGTDTVKYQ; from the coding sequence ATGGAAAAGATTCCAAAGGTTTTATTTGTATCTCCAATCTATAAAGATAAAATATGGGGAGGTCGTAAACTAGAAACAAAACTGGGACGTCAAATTCCAGAAGGATTTATTGGCGAATCATGGGAAGTTTCTGTTTATGGTTCTGACATTTCACAAATCCAAAATCCTGAATTTTTTAACCTCCCATTAACTGAACTCATAAAAAAAGCTCCGAACGAAGTTTTGGGCGCACCTTTTGCCAAGTCTGGTTTACCTCTCCTTGTGAAGGTAATTGATGCAAAAGAAAAACTTTCCGTGCAAGTCCACCCAAACGATGAGTATGCTTTAAAATATGATCCTAAATCAAAAGGCAAAAAAGAATGTTGGTATGTTTTGGCTTGTGATCCTGGTGCAGAACTTGTTGTTGGATTTGAAATTGATACCAACCGCGATGAGTACGAATCATTCGTTAAACAAAACCAAGGTGAATCCATTTTGAAAAAATGGAAAGTAAAACCTGGGGATGTATTTTTACTAAACCCAGGAACTATCCATGCAATTGGAGGAGGAGTTGTTTTATTAGAAGTGCAACAATCTTCTGACTCCACCTATCGAGTGTATGATTATCATCGAATTGGTGATGATGGAAAACCTAGGGAACTCCATTTAGATAAAGCTTTAGCCGTTCTTCAGTTTGGAAAATCAATTGGAGATGAAAAATTAGAAAAACAGCTCATTACTTATCATCCGTTCTCACGTTATTTATATACTTCAAATGATAAATTCAGGTTAGAGTCTTGGGACTTTTCCCAAGCCCAAAACTTCACCTTTACTTCGTTATCCGAACCAAATTGTTTTGGAATCTTTTTTACTATCTCTGGTTCTCTTTATTTTCCCGAATTACAGAAAACAGTTGGAAAAGGGGAAACTTTTTTTGTGACAGCCTCTGGATTCCAAGAAACCATAGTCGCTTATGCATCTCCAGGAACATCTTTAGCTTTTATGTCAGCTGGAACGGATACTGTAAAATACCAATAA
- the mreD gene encoding rod shape-determining protein MreD: MILDKLFIIIGMLLAHFLNGSNVFELGNAVRPDFMVIFVVFFALRKGPMYGLWLGFFGGLLTDTALGGEIGGDNIVYYKIGLHSFAYAIVGYIVGKGLRSSYTENYISITIYVLGLTFVSRLITYLLFLMFFHSNHSYSFLYVSLYNAFIGPALFFLFSWAYRLDGDEVRQ; this comes from the coding sequence ATGATTTTAGATAAATTATTTATCATCATAGGGATGTTACTCGCTCATTTTTTAAATGGATCCAATGTATTTGAATTAGGAAATGCAGTTCGTCCTGATTTTATGGTGATCTTTGTTGTGTTTTTTGCACTCCGCAAAGGACCAATGTATGGACTGTGGTTGGGATTTTTTGGTGGCCTACTTACAGATACCGCACTTGGTGGAGAAATTGGTGGAGACAATATTGTTTATTACAAAATTGGACTTCATTCGTTTGCCTATGCCATTGTTGGGTATATCGTTGGAAAAGGTCTTAGAAGTTCTTATACAGAAAACTATATCTCCATCACCATTTATGTTTTGGGACTTACGTTTGTATCAAGACTGATAACCTATTTGCTGTTTCTTATGTTCTTTCATTCGAATCATAGTTATTCCTTTTTGTATGTTTCGCTTTATAATGCGTTTATTGGTCCTGCGTTATTCTTTTTATTTTCGTGGGCTTACCGTTTGGATGGAGATGAGGTAAGGCAATGA
- the rodA gene encoding rod shape-determining protein RodA has protein sequence MADRNTEKLDYFLIFSVVLVAMAGVLTLYTQEANTADGLGRWYKQFSFVFVGLITMWFMSRINYQLIGSYAVFIYLFSIFLLILTLIPGIGYLPSGRGARSWLKLGPITLQASEFSKLATVILLGQYLVMKEKEMHKITVLIVPFIICLVPMLFIILQPDFGTAVSFLPMLFTMLYLGGADILHVGSLLTFGGISLMVPMYLAYSQLTLIQPLIDLLRKDNKTELVSLVNQLQGKIWLILDGKKVSGLTLPGIENPKNLQMIREAAEIVKDEYASIGYKILSNEAFMFGLGGTLALISLVMIFIRIARGSRHLRNYYITIGILGLSILSAIAVHKSIPFRENQVIRLTAFLNPDQFKQGAGYQLRASKPAVGSGKVFGKGLFHGEMTEGRIPHVPESGTDFIFASWAEQTGFFGSVLLLFFLMSIPLRGLQISFESKDRFGSLLAAGIVAMIFFHIAINVGIVIGLLPVTGVPLTFMSYGGSHLVMAMTAVGIILSIKKRKFAN, from the coding sequence ATGGCTGATCGTAATACAGAAAAACTAGATTATTTTTTAATTTTCTCCGTTGTGCTCGTGGCAATGGCTGGTGTTCTCACTTTATACACACAAGAAGCAAACACAGCAGATGGACTTGGTCGTTGGTACAAACAGTTTTCCTTTGTATTTGTTGGTCTCATCACGATGTGGTTTATGTCGAGAATCAATTACCAATTGATTGGTTCTTATGCTGTATTCATTTATCTATTTTCGATTTTTCTTTTGATATTAACTCTGATCCCTGGGATTGGTTACCTTCCTTCAGGTCGAGGTGCAAGGTCTTGGTTAAAACTTGGTCCAATCACCCTCCAAGCATCTGAGTTTTCAAAATTGGCAACCGTGATTTTACTCGGTCAGTATCTTGTGATGAAAGAAAAGGAAATGCACAAAATTACCGTTTTGATCGTTCCATTTATCATTTGTTTGGTGCCGATGCTTTTTATCATCTTACAACCAGACTTTGGAACTGCAGTATCCTTTTTGCCTATGCTCTTCACCATGTTGTACTTAGGTGGTGCTGATATCCTCCACGTAGGATCTCTACTCACCTTTGGTGGAATCTCACTGATGGTTCCAATGTATTTAGCATACTCACAACTCACACTCATCCAACCACTCATCGACTTACTTCGCAAAGACAACAAAACAGAACTTGTATCACTTGTGAACCAACTCCAAGGAAAAATTTGGCTCATCCTGGATGGAAAAAAGGTTTCTGGCCTTACACTTCCAGGAATTGAAAATCCAAAAAACTTACAAATGATCCGTGAAGCAGCAGAAATCGTAAAAGATGAATATGCAAGCATTGGTTATAAAATTTTATCCAACGAAGCCTTTATGTTTGGACTCGGTGGAACACTAGCTCTCATTAGTCTTGTGATGATATTCATCCGAATTGCTCGTGGTTCGCGGCACCTCCGAAATTATTACATCACCATTGGTATCTTAGGTCTTTCCATTCTTTCAGCAATTGCCGTACACAAATCCATTCCTTTCCGAGAAAACCAAGTCATTCGACTCACTGCCTTTCTCAACCCAGACCAATTCAAACAAGGTGCTGGTTACCAACTCCGCGCCTCCAAACCCGCTGTAGGATCAGGAAAGGTTTTTGGAAAAGGTTTATTCCATGGAGAGATGACAGAAGGACGTATCCCTCATGTTCCCGAATCGGGAACAGATTTTATCTTTGCTTCTTGGGCAGAACAAACTGGATTTTTTGGTAGTGTATTGTTATTATTCTTTCTTATGTCTATCCCCCTTCGTGGATTACAAATCAGCTTTGAAAGTAAGGACAGGTTTGGTTCTCTACTTGCCGCGGGGATTGTTGCCATGATTTTTTTCCATATTGCCATCAATGTAGGAATTGTGATTGGACTTCTACCTGTAACAGGCGTTCCACTTACCTTTATGAGTTATGGTGGATCACACTTGGTGATGGCAATGACGGCTGTTGGAATCATTCTATCGATTAAAAAACGTAAATTTGCGAACTAA